In a genomic window of Acidobacteriota bacterium:
- a CDS encoding PQQ-binding-like beta-propeller repeat protein, whose product METPMMRAATGASVVLVAALLAAGDVATTTGLDWPQWRGPVRDGVSRETGLLPAWPDGGPPEVWRATGVGAGYSSMAIAGGRLYTLGARGDTESLIVLDAATGRKVWEAANGRRFRNDRGDGPRSTPTVDGTRVFVLGSSGDLSAFDAGSGARVWSVNVLREFGGTNANWGLSESPLVVDDRIVVNAGGRGASVVALRKSDGRPIWKSESDGAAYSSAVVAEAGGVRQAVVFTSRRVIGVHLDDGRLLWEYASVSNRVANIATPIVRGDRVFVSSDYGTGAALLRLARAGESVAATEVWFSRNMRNHHSSSVLVGDHLYGFSSAILTAMRFDTGEVAWRDRSVGKGSLVAADGRLYLFSEDGVAGLAEITPEGYRERGRFRLASTGALPTWSHPVVSNGRLYLRDQDTIYAYDVRAR is encoded by the coding sequence ATGGAGACCCCGATGATGCGTGCCGCGACGGGAGCCAGCGTCGTGCTGGTGGCGGCCCTGCTGGCTGCCGGCGACGTCGCCACCACGACCGGGCTCGATTGGCCGCAATGGCGGGGGCCTGTCCGCGACGGCGTCTCGCGCGAGACGGGGCTGCTGCCCGCGTGGCCGGACGGAGGGCCGCCCGAGGTCTGGCGCGCGACCGGAGTGGGAGCCGGCTACTCTTCGATGGCCATCGCCGGCGGCCGCCTGTACACGCTGGGCGCGCGCGGTGACACCGAGTCCCTCATCGTGCTCGACGCCGCGACGGGCAGGAAGGTGTGGGAGGCGGCCAACGGGCGGCGGTTCCGCAACGACCGCGGCGACGGCCCGCGCTCGACGCCCACCGTCGACGGCACGCGCGTGTTCGTGCTGGGCAGCAGCGGCGATCTCTCCGCGTTCGATGCCGGATCCGGAGCGCGGGTCTGGTCGGTGAACGTCTTGCGCGAGTTCGGCGGCACGAACGCCAACTGGGGCCTCAGCGAGTCGCCGCTCGTGGTCGACGACCGGATCGTCGTGAACGCCGGCGGACGGGGCGCTTCGGTCGTCGCGCTCCGCAAGAGCGACGGCCGCCCGATCTGGAAGAGCGAGAGCGACGGGGCCGCGTACTCGTCGGCTGTCGTCGCCGAGGCCGGGGGCGTGCGACAGGCCGTGGTCTTCACCTCGCGCCGCGTGATTGGCGTCCACCTGGACGACGGCCGGCTGCTCTGGGAGTACGCCAGCGTGTCGAATCGCGTCGCGAACATCGCGACGCCCATCGTGCGAGGCGACCGCGTCTTCGTGTCGTCGGACTACGGGACTGGCGCGGCGCTGCTGCGCCTGGCCCGGGCCGGCGAGAGCGTCGCGGCCACCGAGGTGTGGTTCTCGCGCAACATGCGGAATCACCACAGCAGCAGCGTGCTCGTCGGCGATCACCTGTACGGCTTCTCGAGCGCCATCCTCACGGCGATGCGGTTCGACACGGGCGAGGTGGCGTGGCGCGACCGCAGCGTGGGCAAGGGGTCGCTCGTCGCGGCGGACGGCCGCCTGTATCTCTTCAGCGAGGACGGCGTGGCGGGACTCGCCGAGATCACGCCCGAGGGCTACCGGGAGCGCGGGCGCTTCCGCCTCGCATCGACGGGGGCCCTGCCCACGTGGAGCCACCCGGTGGTGTCGAACGGGCGGCTGTACCTCCGCGATCAGGACACCATCTACGCGTACGACGTGCGAGCCCGGTGA
- a CDS encoding TonB-dependent receptor — MPVRVSTFALVLALWAAPGLAQSSRGVVRGVVLDPSAVPLAQQLVELVSESTAERREAVTGVDGEFVIALVPPGRHRLEVGADGYKRFVQRVEVPVAQDVRATVVLEIGVAGQLVEVNAPSAGIRRDTAAVGAVIDNRLVTGLPLDGRNFLELSLLVPGTAPAAQGSASSVRGDFAFTANGGREDANSFVLDGADNLDPKLNTPGVRPPVDAIEEFEVLTSSYEAEYGRQAAGQVNVVLKSGGNSLRGTGYGFFRDGRFDARNFFVPEGEAAPEYARRQIGLSMGGPIARNRTFLFADYERTRSREGITRVTTVPTARERVGDFSQSAVAPVNPFTGQPFPGHQIPEIFQHPVGRAIAALYPLPNRAGTAGNFVSSPEQRDDDDHVDLRLTHVFGPSSTLSVRYSLADRRLFEPFSGTGFSSVPGFGTEVPRRGQNLVVSETRVFSPTFVNEVRVAWNRVSASATPQNQGVSLNQQVGLPEFWSDPRDSGLSFITVTGLSSLGDEYNNPQQSTTNTFQVANTATWTRGRHLARFGVDLRAVRQEAFRDVQARGFLQFSDQYLTGHALADLLLGFPMITGGARFDNPQRLRTESLGLFAQDTWRVRPDLTITAGLRYELISPPVDADDRATLYDPSRGSLVPVGQDGMPRSGYDADRNNLAPRVGVAWTLPTSAETVLRAGYGVFYNQSALAPSEGLYFSAPYYNFNFYFPLPGMPLTLSDPFPAGFPFPLPQSALAFQRDLRTPYMHHWSASVQRQIGRSAAAEVAYVGTRGRDLIRARDLNQPPPSPGPFPIRPNPAFDDITAIESAARSRYDALQLRVQQRQDFGLTLLASYTLAKSMDDASGFFSSAGDPNFPQDSHDPGAEWGRSAFDVRHRLSVSFAYDLPLATSAAATWASALLADWQVSGVVTLQSGRPFTVALLPEFDNSNTGRSVLGFGANDRPNLVGTPTLDAPGPERWFDTTAFVVPPRGTFGDAGRNRLEGPGYANVNLALIRRVTAGDRLRFELRLEAFNLLNRANFNQPDNFVGSPTFGQILSAGSPRHLQLGVKAIF, encoded by the coding sequence GTGCCTGTTCGTGTCTCGACGTTCGCCCTTGTCCTGGCCCTGTGGGCCGCTCCCGGGCTCGCCCAGTCGTCTCGCGGTGTCGTGCGCGGGGTGGTGCTCGACCCCTCGGCGGTGCCGCTCGCGCAGCAGCTCGTCGAGCTCGTCAGCGAGTCGACTGCCGAACGCCGTGAAGCGGTGACCGGCGTTGACGGCGAGTTCGTCATCGCGCTCGTGCCCCCGGGGCGTCATCGCCTCGAAGTCGGCGCGGACGGGTACAAGCGGTTCGTCCAGCGCGTCGAGGTGCCGGTGGCGCAGGACGTGCGGGCGACGGTGGTGCTCGAGATCGGCGTGGCTGGCCAGCTGGTCGAAGTGAACGCGCCGTCTGCGGGCATCCGCCGCGACACGGCGGCCGTCGGGGCGGTGATCGACAACCGTCTCGTCACCGGCCTGCCGCTCGACGGCCGCAACTTCCTCGAATTGAGTCTCCTCGTTCCGGGCACGGCGCCCGCCGCACAGGGGTCGGCCTCATCGGTACGCGGCGACTTCGCCTTCACGGCCAATGGCGGCCGTGAGGACGCCAACAGTTTCGTCCTCGACGGTGCCGACAACCTCGATCCCAAGCTGAATACCCCGGGCGTGCGACCGCCGGTGGACGCGATCGAGGAGTTCGAGGTGCTGACGAGCAGCTACGAGGCGGAGTACGGACGTCAGGCCGCCGGTCAGGTGAACGTCGTCCTCAAGTCGGGCGGCAATTCGCTGCGCGGGACGGGCTACGGGTTCTTCCGCGACGGGCGCTTCGACGCGCGGAACTTCTTCGTGCCCGAGGGCGAGGCGGCCCCCGAGTACGCGCGCCGGCAGATCGGCCTGTCCATGGGTGGCCCGATCGCGCGGAACCGCACGTTCCTCTTCGCCGACTACGAGCGAACGCGTTCGCGTGAGGGGATCACGCGGGTGACGACGGTGCCGACGGCGCGCGAACGCGTGGGCGACTTCTCGCAGAGCGCGGTGGCGCCGGTGAATCCCTTCACGGGCCAGCCGTTTCCCGGCCACCAGATTCCGGAGATCTTCCAGCACCCCGTCGGCCGCGCGATTGCCGCGCTCTACCCGCTGCCGAACCGCGCCGGGACGGCGGGCAACTTCGTGTCGTCACCCGAGCAGCGTGATGACGACGACCACGTCGACCTGCGGCTGACGCACGTCTTCGGCCCCTCGTCCACGCTGTCGGTGCGGTACAGCCTCGCCGATCGCCGGCTGTTCGAGCCGTTCTCGGGCACGGGATTCTCGTCGGTGCCGGGGTTCGGGACCGAGGTGCCGCGCCGGGGCCAGAACCTGGTGGTGAGCGAGACGCGCGTGTTCTCGCCGACCTTCGTCAACGAGGTGCGTGTGGCGTGGAACCGCGTGTCGGCCTCCGCCACCCCTCAGAACCAGGGCGTGAGCCTGAACCAGCAGGTCGGGCTCCCCGAGTTCTGGAGCGATCCGCGCGACAGCGGGCTGAGCTTCATCACGGTGACGGGACTCTCGTCGCTCGGCGACGAGTACAACAACCCGCAGCAGAGCACGACCAACACGTTTCAGGTGGCGAACACGGCGACGTGGACGCGCGGCCGTCACCTCGCGCGGTTTGGCGTCGACCTGCGCGCCGTGCGGCAGGAGGCGTTCCGCGACGTGCAGGCCCGCGGGTTCCTGCAGTTCTCCGACCAGTACCTCACCGGCCACGCCCTCGCCGACCTGCTGCTCGGGTTCCCGATGATCACGGGGGGGGCGCGCTTCGACAACCCGCAGCGCCTGCGAACGGAGAGCCTCGGCCTCTTTGCACAGGACACCTGGCGGGTGCGTCCCGACCTGACGATCACGGCGGGCCTCCGCTACGAGCTGATCTCGCCGCCGGTCGACGCCGACGATCGCGCCACGCTCTACGACCCGTCTCGCGGCTCGCTGGTGCCCGTCGGGCAGGACGGCATGCCGCGCAGCGGCTACGACGCCGATCGCAACAACCTCGCGCCGCGCGTCGGCGTGGCGTGGACGCTGCCGACGAGCGCCGAGACGGTGCTGCGGGCTGGCTACGGCGTCTTCTACAACCAGTCGGCGCTCGCGCCGAGCGAGGGGTTGTACTTCAGCGCCCCGTACTACAACTTCAATTTCTACTTCCCGCTGCCAGGAATGCCGCTCACGCTGTCGGACCCGTTCCCGGCCGGCTTCCCGTTCCCGCTGCCCCAGTCGGCGCTCGCGTTCCAGCGCGACCTGCGGACGCCCTACATGCACCATTGGAGCGCGAGCGTCCAGCGACAGATCGGGCGGTCGGCGGCGGCTGAAGTGGCATATGTCGGCACGCGCGGCCGAGACCTCATCCGGGCCCGCGATCTCAACCAGCCGCCGCCTTCACCGGGACCGTTTCCGATCCGGCCCAACCCGGCGTTCGACGACATCACGGCGATCGAATCGGCCGCCCGGTCGCGCTACGACGCGCTCCAGCTGCGGGTCCAGCAGCGGCAGGATTTCGGCCTGACCCTGCTCGCGTCGTACACGCTCGCCAAGTCGATGGACGACGCCTCGGGGTTCTTCTCGAGCGCGGGCGACCCGAACTTCCCGCAGGACAGCCACGATCCCGGCGCGGAGTGGGGCCGGTCGGCGTTCGACGTGCGTCACCGGCTGTCGGTGTCCTTCGCCTACGACCTGCCGCTGGCAACGTCGGCGGCCGCGACATGGGCCTCGGCCCTGCTCGCGGACTGGCAGGTGAGCGGGGTCGTGACGCTGCAGAGCGGCCGACCTTTCACGGTCGCGTTGCTGCCGGAATTCGACAACAGCAACACCGGACGTTCCGTGCTCGGCTTCGGTGCCAACGACCGGCCGAACCTCGTGGGCACCCCCACGCTCGACGCCCCGGGCCCCGAGCGCTGGTTCGACACGACGGCTTTCGTGGTCCCGCCGCGTGGCACCTTCGGCGACGCGGGCCGCAATCGGCTCGAAGGCCCTGGCTACGCCAACGTGAACCTCGCGCTCATCAGGCGCGTGACGGCCGGCGACCGCCTGCGCTTCGAGCTTCGCCTCGAGGCGTTCAACCTGTTGAACCGGGCGAACTTCAACCAGCCCGACAACTTCGTCGGGTCGCCGACCTTCGGCCAGATCCTCTCCGCCGGCTCCCCGCGCCATCTGCAACTGGGCGTCAAGGCGATCTTCTGA
- a CDS encoding ABC transporter substrate-binding protein — MAVSAALVGTGREVAAEPVSSLAGPTPAPTQVVLKLKWRHQFQFAGYYAAEARGFYRAAGLEVRIVEGAPSRSTIASVLAGEADFGISDAELLLARMAGRGVVVCAAIFQHSPYVLLTRRDRGLTTPQHLAGRRVMLAGEQSEAQLLAMFAREGLSLEQITVVPHSWSLDDLIDGRVDAVSAYATEQPYRMRQRGVEAATISARDYGIDFYGDMLFVAEALARQRPELVTAFVRASLEGWRYAMAYPEEIAALILTLDGVRARGVTTTDLLEEARAMRTLVLPDLVEVGHVNPGRLDRMAQTLAEVGLFHGQYSLSGFVFDPSPAIDAHWRRRLMWAAGLTGLALTLALVWVGQLRRTVRARTADLEHEVAHRRETERQLRASEERLRLAVEYMPVMLCAFDEARRTVFWNAACERVTGYTAEEVFSVRDLATLVLPDPAQRERWLSAWQARGPDFDGWEFEILAKDGSRRTLLWSQLTSRIHVPGWAYWGIGVDVTEIRRAREEQSRLERQLQQGQKLESLGVLAGGIAHDFNNLLTSVLGYADLALGELEADAAARADVEQVVTSARRAAELTRQLLAYSGRGQFVVEPIDVSTLVRDIAQLLALSIPKHCRLVFDLASDAVVVEGDATQLRQVVMNLIINAAEAIGDESGTITISSGAAEVGTASSARHGLHDDLPDGRYGFVRVADTGHGMTDEVKQRIFDPFFTTKFTGRGLGLAAALGIVRGHHGALRVESEPGRGSAFTLLLPALAAPARRADDPATLDEAWRGHGLAMVVDDEASVRALACRMLQRLGFDTCTAADGREALELIDERAGEVSLVLLDMTMPVMDGETTYAELRRRHPRLPVIMSSGYSEQDVLGRHPLRGLAGFVQKPYHFRELRTVVAESVRPDADAAATGPAATGTSKSARRS, encoded by the coding sequence GTGGCCGTGAGTGCCGCCCTGGTGGGGACCGGTCGGGAGGTCGCCGCAGAACCCGTGTCCTCGCTCGCCGGGCCGACCCCTGCGCCCACCCAGGTCGTTCTCAAGCTCAAGTGGCGGCATCAGTTCCAGTTCGCCGGATACTACGCGGCTGAGGCCCGCGGCTTCTACCGCGCGGCGGGTCTCGAGGTCCGGATCGTCGAGGGCGCGCCGAGCCGATCGACCATCGCGAGCGTGCTCGCCGGCGAGGCCGACTTCGGCATCTCGGACGCCGAGCTGCTGCTCGCCAGGATGGCCGGCCGTGGGGTGGTCGTCTGTGCGGCCATCTTCCAGCACTCGCCCTACGTGCTGTTGACGCGCCGGGATCGCGGCCTCACCACGCCTCAGCATCTCGCGGGCCGCCGCGTGATGCTCGCGGGGGAGCAGAGTGAGGCGCAGCTGCTCGCGATGTTCGCTCGCGAGGGGCTCAGCCTCGAGCAGATTACCGTGGTTCCGCACTCGTGGTCGCTCGATGACCTGATCGACGGGCGGGTCGACGCCGTCTCGGCGTACGCGACCGAGCAGCCCTACCGCATGCGGCAGCGTGGTGTGGAAGCGGCGACGATCTCGGCCAGAGACTACGGCATCGACTTCTACGGCGACATGCTGTTTGTGGCGGAGGCGCTGGCCCGGCAGCGGCCGGAGCTCGTCACCGCGTTCGTTCGGGCGAGCCTCGAAGGCTGGCGGTACGCCATGGCATACCCGGAGGAAATCGCCGCGCTGATCCTTACCCTCGACGGCGTCCGCGCCCGGGGCGTGACGACGACCGACTTGCTCGAGGAGGCGCGCGCCATGCGCACGCTCGTGCTCCCCGACCTGGTCGAGGTCGGGCACGTCAACCCGGGGCGTCTCGATCGCATGGCGCAGACGCTGGCCGAGGTCGGGCTCTTCCACGGCCAGTACTCGCTCTCTGGGTTCGTCTTCGATCCGTCGCCGGCCATCGACGCGCACTGGCGGCGGCGACTGATGTGGGCCGCCGGCCTGACTGGTCTGGCCCTGACGCTTGCGCTCGTCTGGGTCGGCCAGCTCCGGCGAACGGTCCGCGCCCGGACCGCCGACCTCGAGCACGAGGTCGCGCACCGGCGCGAGACCGAGCGTCAGCTTCGCGCGAGCGAAGAACGTCTCCGTCTCGCCGTCGAGTACATGCCGGTGATGTTGTGCGCCTTCGACGAGGCGCGTCGCACCGTGTTCTGGAACGCGGCGTGCGAGCGCGTCACCGGCTACACGGCCGAAGAGGTGTTCAGCGTCCGCGACCTGGCGACCCTGGTGCTGCCCGACCCGGCCCAGCGAGAGCGCTGGCTGTCGGCCTGGCAGGCCCGCGGGCCGGACTTCGACGGGTGGGAGTTCGAGATTCTCGCCAAGGACGGCTCGCGGCGCACGCTGCTCTGGTCGCAGCTGACGAGCCGCATTCACGTGCCGGGGTGGGCGTACTGGGGCATCGGCGTCGACGTCACCGAAATCCGGCGCGCGCGCGAGGAACAATCACGGCTCGAACGACAGTTGCAGCAGGGGCAGAAGCTCGAGAGCCTCGGTGTGCTGGCGGGTGGCATTGCCCACGATTTCAACAACCTGTTGACGAGCGTGCTCGGGTATGCCGATCTGGCCCTCGGGGAGCTCGAAGCCGACGCCGCGGCGCGCGCCGACGTCGAGCAGGTCGTCACGTCGGCGCGGCGAGCGGCCGAACTCACCCGTCAGTTGCTCGCGTACTCGGGCCGGGGGCAGTTCGTCGTCGAGCCGATCGACGTCTCGACGCTCGTGCGTGACATCGCTCAACTGCTGGCGCTCTCCATTCCGAAGCACTGCCGGCTCGTGTTCGACCTCGCCTCCGACGCGGTGGTGGTGGAAGGTGACGCGACCCAACTGAGGCAGGTCGTGATGAACCTGATCATCAACGCCGCCGAAGCCATTGGCGACGAGTCGGGCACGATCACCATCAGCTCGGGCGCCGCCGAGGTCGGCACCGCCTCTTCGGCCCGTCACGGCCTGCACGACGACCTGCCGGATGGGCGTTACGGGTTCGTGCGCGTGGCTGACACGGGCCACGGCATGACCGACGAGGTGAAGCAACGCATCTTCGATCCGTTCTTCACGACCAAGTTCACCGGACGCGGCCTGGGCCTGGCCGCGGCCCTCGGCATCGTCCGGGGACATCACGGGGCGCTCAGGGTCGAGAGCGAGCCGGGACGCGGGTCGGCCTTCACGCTGCTCCTGCCGGCGCTGGCCGCGCCAGCGCGTCGGGCGGACGACCCCGCTACGCTCGACGAGGCCTGGCGGGGCCACGGCCTGGCGATGGTCGTCGACGACGAGGCGTCGGTGCGGGCGCTGGCCTGCCGCATGCTCCAGCGCCTCGGGTTCGACACCTGCACGGCCGCCGACGGTCGGGAGGCCCTCGAACTGATCGACGAGCGGGCAGGCGAGGTGTCGCTCGTGCTGCTCGACATGACCATGCCGGTGATGGACGGCGAGACGACCTACGCAGAGCTCCGGCGCCGGCACCCCCGACTCCCCGTCATCATGTCTTCTGGTTACTCCGAGCAGGATGTGCTCGGCAGGCACCCGCTGCGAGGGCTGGCCGGCTTCGTCCAGAAGCCATACCACTTCAGGGAGCTGCGCACCGTCGTCGCCGAGAGCGTGAGGCCAGACGCCGACGCTGCCGCGACCGGGCCCGCCGCGACCGGGACATCGAAGTCCGCCCGGCGGTCCTGA
- the argF gene encoding ornithine carbamoyltransferase: MRTSLSGRDFLSMRDLSRDEIGELFERALLMKADPLKFSTSLRGRTLAMIFEKPSLRTRVSFDVGVNQLGGHAIDLSPDISLGRRESMLDVAKNLERMVQAIMIRTYAHDNVVQMAEFASIPIINGLTDFSHPCQALADYLTMLEVKGQLAGLRVAYVGDGNNVAHSLLFGAAQLGVHLTVATPPGYEPADEVTAWAAEEATRTGAVCRVVHDPMEAVRDAAVVYTDVWASMGQEAEADARRRVFLPFQVNAALFGHASPNAIFMHCLPAHRGDEVTSEVIDSDRSVVYRQAENRLHVQKALMFGLMR; this comes from the coding sequence CTGCGCACGTCGCTCTCGGGGCGCGACTTCCTGTCGATGCGCGACCTCTCCCGTGACGAGATCGGCGAGCTGTTCGAGCGGGCCCTCCTGATGAAGGCCGATCCACTCAAGTTCTCGACATCGCTCCGGGGCCGGACCCTGGCGATGATCTTCGAGAAGCCCTCGCTCCGGACCCGCGTGTCGTTCGACGTCGGCGTGAACCAGCTCGGGGGGCATGCCATCGACCTCTCGCCGGACATCAGCCTGGGCCGGCGCGAGTCGATGCTCGACGTCGCGAAGAACCTCGAACGCATGGTCCAGGCCATCATGATCCGGACCTACGCGCACGACAACGTCGTGCAGATGGCAGAGTTCGCGTCGATTCCCATCATCAACGGCCTCACCGACTTCTCGCATCCCTGCCAGGCGCTGGCCGACTACCTGACGATGCTCGAGGTCAAGGGGCAGCTGGCCGGCCTTCGCGTGGCGTACGTGGGCGATGGCAACAACGTCGCCCACTCACTGCTCTTTGGCGCCGCCCAACTCGGTGTGCACCTGACGGTGGCCACGCCGCCCGGGTACGAGCCGGCCGACGAGGTCACCGCGTGGGCGGCGGAAGAGGCCACGCGCACCGGGGCGGTCTGCCGCGTCGTGCACGACCCGATGGAGGCGGTACGGGACGCGGCGGTGGTCTACACCGACGTCTGGGCGAGCATGGGCCAGGAAGCCGAGGCCGACGCCCGGCGTCGAGTCTTCCTGCCCTTCCAGGTCAACGCGGCGCTCTTCGGTCACGCGTCGCCGAACGCCATCTTCATGCACTGCCTGCCCGCCCACCGCGGCGACGAGGTCACCTCCGAGGTGATCGATTCGGACCGGTCGGTGGTCTATCGGCAGGCCGAGAACCGGCTCCATGTTCAGAAGGCCCTGATGTTCGGCCTGATGCGGTGA
- the rocD gene encoding ornithine--oxo-acid transaminase yields MTVTDLLALEERYGAHNYHPLDVVIERAKGVWVWDVEGHKYLDCLAAYSAVNQGHCHPRIFAALVEQARRVTLTSRAFRNDQLPLLLERLHQLTGYDMALPMNSGAEAVETAIKAARKWGYVTKGIPADRARIVVCAGNFHGRTVSIVSFSTEAQYRDGFGPFTPGFDVVPFGDADALERALTDDTCAFLVEPIQGEAGIIVPPEGYLARAAALCRERRVLFIVDEIQSGLGRAGALFAHQHERVHPDAVIVGKALSGGFYPVSAVLATREVLGVFAPGDHGSTFGGNPLACAVARAALDVIVDEGLPDWSAALGAYFIERLRKLASPFVRDVRGRGLWIGVELDRPARPFCEALKELGVLCKETHDRVIRIAPPLVITTDEIDWALERFARVLR; encoded by the coding sequence ATGACGGTCACCGACTTGCTCGCACTCGAGGAGCGCTACGGCGCGCACAACTACCACCCGCTCGATGTCGTCATCGAGCGAGCCAAGGGGGTCTGGGTCTGGGACGTCGAGGGGCACAAGTACCTCGACTGTCTCGCGGCCTACTCCGCGGTGAACCAGGGGCACTGCCACCCGCGCATCTTCGCGGCGCTCGTCGAGCAGGCCCGCCGCGTGACGCTGACGTCGCGCGCGTTCCGGAACGATCAGCTGCCGCTGCTGCTCGAACGGCTGCACCAGTTGACCGGGTACGACATGGCCCTGCCGATGAATTCCGGCGCCGAAGCCGTCGAGACCGCGATCAAGGCGGCGCGGAAGTGGGGGTACGTCACGAAGGGCATCCCGGCCGACCGGGCACGCATCGTCGTCTGCGCCGGCAACTTCCACGGGCGAACGGTATCGATCGTCAGCTTCTCGACCGAGGCCCAGTACCGTGACGGGTTCGGCCCGTTCACGCCGGGCTTCGACGTGGTGCCCTTCGGCGACGCCGACGCGCTCGAGCGCGCGTTGACCGACGACACGTGCGCGTTTCTCGTCGAACCCATCCAGGGGGAGGCGGGCATCATCGTGCCTCCGGAGGGGTATCTGGCGCGCGCGGCGGCCCTCTGCCGCGAGCGGCGCGTCCTCTTCATCGTCGACGAGATCCAGTCGGGCCTCGGACGGGCTGGCGCCCTCTTCGCGCACCAGCACGAGCGCGTGCACCCCGACGCCGTCATCGTCGGTAAGGCGCTCTCTGGCGGCTTCTACCCGGTGTCGGCGGTGCTCGCCACGCGCGAGGTCCTCGGTGTGTTCGCTCCGGGCGACCACGGCAGCACGTTCGGCGGCAACCCGCTGGCCTGCGCGGTGGCGCGAGCGGCCCTCGACGTGATCGTCGACGAGGGGCTGCCCGATTGGTCAGCGGCGCTCGGGGCGTACTTCATCGAACGGCTGCGGAAGCTCGCGAGCCCGTTCGTACGCGACGTGCGTGGCCGAGGCCTCTGGATTGGCGTCGAACTCGATCGGCCCGCCCGTCCGTTCTGCGAGGCGTTGAAGGAGCTCGGCGTCCTCTGCAAGGAGACCCACGACCGCGTGATCCGGATCGCTCCTCCGCTCGTGATCACGACCGACGAGATCGACTGGGCGCTCGAACGCTTCGCCAGGGTGTTGCGATGA
- a CDS encoding cyclic 2,3-diphosphoglycerate synthase, with product MNRRKTVIMGAAGRDFHNFNVMYRDDDRSDVVAFTAAQIPDIAGRRYPAELAGRLYPDGIPILPEEDLPEIIAAKDVRQVVFSYSDVPYAYVMRRAAIANAAGADFVLLGGAPTMLTSRKPVVAICAVRTGAGKSQTTRRVAGVLRAAGLKVAAVRHPMPYGDLTAQRVQRFASLDDLVRHRCTIEEIEEYEPHIVTGTIVYAGVDYADILAQAEAEADVVLWDGGNNDLPFYKPDLHLVVADPLRVGNELAYYPGETNLRMAHVVIVNKVDTADAASVATLRQNIFSVNPGARIVEAASPIVGEGAEQLAGKRVLVVEDGPTVTHGEMRFGAGTVLARKWGAAEIVDPRRWAVGRLAETFRIYPDIGPILPAMGYGDEQRRDLEATIAAVPCDAVVIGTPIDLTRLVKITRPTVRVRYELQEIGRPTLDDVLAPLVERARP from the coding sequence ATGAACCGACGGAAGACCGTGATCATGGGCGCCGCGGGGCGCGACTTCCACAACTTCAACGTCATGTACCGCGACGACGACCGCTCCGATGTCGTCGCGTTCACGGCGGCGCAGATTCCCGACATCGCCGGCCGGCGCTACCCGGCGGAACTGGCCGGGCGGCTCTATCCCGACGGCATTCCCATCCTCCCCGAGGAGGACCTGCCCGAGATCATCGCGGCCAAGGACGTCCGCCAGGTCGTCTTCTCGTACAGCGACGTGCCCTACGCCTACGTCATGCGGCGGGCCGCCATCGCCAACGCCGCCGGGGCCGACTTCGTCCTGCTCGGTGGGGCGCCGACGATGCTCACGAGCCGGAAGCCGGTCGTGGCCATCTGCGCCGTGCGAACCGGCGCGGGGAAGAGCCAGACGACCCGTCGCGTCGCCGGCGTGCTGCGGGCCGCGGGCCTGAAGGTGGCGGCGGTGCGGCACCCCATGCCCTACGGCGACCTGACGGCGCAGCGCGTTCAGCGGTTCGCCTCGCTCGACGACCTCGTCCGTCATCGCTGCACGATCGAGGAGATCGAGGAATACGAGCCGCACATCGTCACGGGCACGATCGTCTACGCCGGCGTCGACTACGCCGACATCCTGGCGCAGGCCGAAGCCGAGGCCGACGTCGTCCTGTGGGATGGGGGCAACAACGATCTGCCCTTCTACAAGCCCGACCTTCACCTCGTCGTCGCCGACCCCCTCCGCGTGGGCAACGAGCTGGCCTACTACCCTGGGGAGACGAACCTGCGCATGGCCCACGTGGTCATCGTCAACAAGGTCGACACGGCCGATGCGGCGTCGGTGGCGACCCTGCGGCAGAACATCTTCAGCGTGAACCCTGGCGCCCGCATCGTGGAGGCGGCCTCGCCCATCGTCGGCGAGGGCGCCGAGCAGCTCGCGGGCAAGCGCGTGCTGGTCGTCGAGGACGGTCCGACGGTGACCCACGGCGAGATGCGCTTCGGCGCCGGGACCGTGCTCGCGCGCAAGTGGGGCGCTGCCGAGATCGTCGACCCGCGGCGCTGGGCGGTGGGGCGGCTGGCCGAGACCTTCCGCATCTACCCCGACATCGGTCCCATCCTGCCCGCGATGGGCTACGGCGACGAGCAGCGGCGCGACCTCGAGGCGACGATCGCCGCGGTGCCGTGCGACGCGGTCGTCATCGGCACGCCCATCGACCTGACGCGCCTCGTGAAGATCACCCGGCCCACGGTGAGGGTGCGATACGAGTTGCAGGAGATCGGCCGCCCGACGCTCGACGACGTCCTGGCGCCGCTGGTCGAGCGGGCTCGCCCGTAA